From a single Bemisia tabaci chromosome 10, PGI_BMITA_v3 genomic region:
- the GatB gene encoding glutamyl-tRNA(Gln) amidotransferase subunit B, mitochondrial, with protein MIVFKRINVHPGSLVRRSAISGFEEGSSCLKCFMNSCRWKSTNQRQLKSKWQSVIGLEVHAQINSKSKLFSDAEIDFMARPNTRVSLFDAAIPGTLPVLNKRCVEAGVRAALALSSTINPVSLFDRKHYFYSDLPAGYQITQQRLPLAQGGHLEFEVFTQGIHDKPYMKSCQLTQLQLEQDSGRSLHEEEKSRTLIDLNRAGIPLIELVFAPDLNDGEEAVAMVRELCRILEVLDVCSGKMEEGALRVDANVSVRQIGSSELGVRSEVKNIGGIRSVGNAIHFEVRRHISILESGGTIVNETRFWDPQSNKTYPMRDKEVDQDYRFMPEPNLPPLRVDLSGNLSDPDIVNVPSIEAQLPELPRETRLRLKEHFKLPGPVVTALMSDSKLLRYFLDITSEDSNRNPKTVANVGTIELNYVLNKANIKIEYCNLESTTLGEIVDLLQSGTINLPTVKKLLFELIVNNSSKTPTQLVEDNQWQQITEPEKIAEICRKEIAGSEDLVASYKVPKKKDASFNKMMKNIAESSGGRVNMKLAVTIMRELLDGNK; from the exons ATGATagttttcaaaagaatcaaCGTTCATCCAGGATCTCTCGTCCGAAGATCTGCTATCTCCGGTTTTGAGGAAGGAAGTTCATGTCTCAAATGTTTCATGAACAGTTGTCGATGGAAATCAACTAATCAGCGTCAACTGAA ATCAAAATGGCAAAGTGTGATCGGCCTGGAAGTTCATGCTCAAATCAATTCAAAGTCAAAATTATTCTCTGATGCTGAAATTGACTTTATGGCTCGACCCAACACAAGAGTCTCACTGTTCGACGCTGCCATCCCCGGAACTTTACCT gtACTGAACAAAAGATGTGTGGAAGCAGGCGTTCGAGCTGCTTTAGCTCTCTCCTCCACCATCAATCCTGTGTCTCTTTTTGACAGGAAACACTATTTCTATTCTGATTTACCG GCTGGTTACCAAATCACACAGCAGAGGTTACCTTTAGCACAAGGTGGCCATTTAGAATTTGAAGTGTTCACTCAAGGCATTCATGATAAACCTTACATGAAGTCATGTCAGCTAACTCAACTTCAGTTGGAGCAAGATAGTGGTAGATCTCttcacgaagaggaaaaatccag GACGTTAATTGATTTGAATCGAGCGGGAATCCCTCTTATAGAACTTGTTTTTGCGCCTGATCTCAATGACGGAGAGGAGGCTGTAGCCATGGTGAGAGAGTTGTGTCGGATTTTAGAAGTCCTTGACGTCTGCTCAGGCAAAATGGAAG AGGGAGCTCTGAGAGTAGATGCCAACGTCTCTGTTCGCCAGATAGGTTCATCAGAGCTGGGAGTCCGGAGCGAAGTGAAAAACATTGGTGGTATAAGAAGTGTAGGCAATGCTATCCATTTTGAAGTCAGGCGACATATAAGTATCCTTGAAAGTGGTGGTACAATCGTCAATGAAACTCGATTTTGGGACCCACAATCCAACAAAACTTACCCGATGCGAGACAAAGAAGTTGATCAG GATTATCGTTTTATGCCAGAGCCCAATTTACCCCCTCTAAGAGTTGACTTAAGTGGCAATCTCTCAGACCCAGACATAGTGAATGTACCAAGTATAGAAGCACAACTGCCAGAGCTACCGCGAGAAACAAGACTGCGGCTGAAAGAGCACTTCAAACTTCCGGGGCCAGTTGTGACAGCTCTAATG agTGATTCAAAACTTCTGCGATACTTTTTAGACATTACTTCCGAAGATTCGAATCGTAATCCAAAAACAGTAGCAAATGTCGGGACAATTGAATTAAACTATGTTTTAAACAAAGCAAATATCAAAATAGAATACTG TAATTTAGAATCAACCACTTTAGGAGAAATTGTTGATCTACTTCAAAGTGGCACAATCAATCTCCCTACAGTGAAGAAATTACTTTTTGAATTGATAGTTAATAATTCCTCCAAGACTCCAACGCAG CTTGTGGAGGACAACCAGTGGCAACAAATAACTGAACCTGAAAAAATAGCTGAAATATGCCGGAAAGAAATAGCAGGCAGCGAAGATCTAGTCGCTTCCTATAAAGTCCCAAAAAAGAAAGATGCCAGCTTTAATaagatgatgaaaaatattgccgAATCTTCTGGAGGGAGAGTGAATATGAAGCTTGCTGTCACCATCATGAGAGAGCTTCTAGACGGCAACAAGTAA